From the genome of Lepus europaeus isolate LE1 chromosome 23, mLepTim1.pri, whole genome shotgun sequence:
aggcctctcaacatgggtgcagggacccagggacttgggccatcctctactgctttcccaggcacacgagcagggagcgggattggaagtggagcagctgggacttgaactggtgccccagtgggatgctggcatcacaggtggtggctttacccgctgggtACAGCCCTGACCCCAGACCATGAGCCTTTGTACCTGTGTCCCATGGTGTGGTCGATGGACTGGTAGCACTAGCACCTGGTGGGAAATATGTTAGGGTCCCAGAGCCTTGGAGCTCATGGGAGGGCATGCAAAGTGCTATTCAGACAAGCCTGGGCCCCAGGATCAGCTGGGCCACTTACCCACTCCCAGGCATCTCTTAATCccatctgtctctttttttttttataatttttttttactttttattttttatttatttttttttatttttgacaggcagagtggacagtaagagagagagagagacagagagaaaggtcttcctttgctgttggttcaccctccaatggccgccgcggccggcgcgctgcggccggcgcaccgcgctgatccgatggcaggagccaggtgcttttcctggtctcccccatctGTCTCTTAATTTATGCCGTGGTAAAGAAAGTTGCCCATCAAATGCTGCTTACCTTGGTGCTCCCTTGAACCCTTCCAACAACCCTGTGAATTTGCCCATTTTACTGAggagagactgaggctcagagaggagaAATGTTGGCTTAAGGATtcagagcggagccaggactgtCTGACTTTGTGTTTGGTTCATGACTCCGAAGAGCCGAACACTTTATCATCTCCCGAGGCTCTCCCCACTCTCTCCTCACTCACCCggctctgctctccctccccGGCCATCGCGACGGGGGTCTGACTCTCTCCTCCTGTTGCAGATCATCATTTTTGAACAAGAGAACTTCCAGGGCCACTCGCATGAGCTCAATGGACCCTGCCCCAACCTCAAGGAAACGGGCGTGGAGAAGGCAGGCTCTGTCCTGGTGCAGGCTGGACCGTACGTACCTGGGTGGCCTCACCTGGCCAGGAAGGGGCAATCGGGCTGTGGAGTTGGGGGACTCGGCCCTTGTTGTGTTCTCACGCTGTGCTATCATGTGCTCGGGAGTTGCGTCCAATAGCCAAGGCGAGAATTCAGGTTTGGAGTGAGTTGGAGCTGGGTTCAAATCTGAGGTCCAGCCCTGGAGTGTGTGACGTTGGAGAAAGAGAGTCCCCTTTGATCCTCGGTTCCCTCCTCTGCAGGGTGAGGATGGCCAAGCCCTCCAAGCGTCAAAGGGGGAGAGCCAGACTCGGGGTGGGCCGCTGCCCTGAGGCAGGGGCATGCACTTTTTGGAactgccttcttcctcctcctcctcctcctcctcctcctcctcctcctcctcttcttcttcttcttcttcttcttctccttctccttctccttctccttctccttctccttctccttctccttctccttctccttctcctccttctccttctcctcctcctcctcctcctcctcctcctcctcctcctcctcctcctcctcctcctcctccttctccttctccttctccttctccttcttcttcttcttcttcttctttttttttctaaagagagagggagagagaatcttcccttgttctggttcactcctcaaatactcaaacagctaggactggaccaggtcaaagcccagagcccagaactccatgtgagCCTCTgacaaggtggcagggacctaaggacttgggctatcatctgctgtcacccagagacattagcagagagctggattggcagcaggcTGGATCCCAGGGACTGTGACatggaagcaggtgtcccaagaggttcCCTAACCCGCTGTTCCACGATGCCCGACCCTGGAGTACAAGCTCTTAGCAAAAAGGACAATGACGTCACCTCCCCTTCTACTAGGGCCCCGGATGGTCATTCTGGGTTGCCCTGATTGTGCCACACTGAGATGTTTGCGTCTGTGCTGACCGGCCCCAGAATGCTAGGTTCGTGCCTGCTGTGTCCTCTTTCCCCCTTGCCTCTGTGGCTGCAGATTCCACGTGATGGATTCAGCCACCTGCCAGCTGAAGCTGTTGGGGGAAACACCCTTGCCTCTGGGCTAACAATGCAGACTTCtttttctgtccctgttgcccagGTAACACAGAGTAACCACTGTCTACGTAGCACTTGCTTTGTCTTCGGCGTTTTAGATAGGATTTCAAGTACACTGGAGGGTGTGCTTGGGTTCCATACAGACACCGCCCCCTGGTACCTAAGGGCCTTGAGCACCTGCAGATTTTGGTGTCTGTAGGGGGTCCTGGAACCCATCCCCCTTGGAGAGCAAGTCTCCCACATCTCATCTACTGGGCATCTCAAAGACAGGCGGCTTTCTGTGTAGAGCGTGAGTCAGGCGACCAATGACAGGAACTGAAGAGGAAGCTGAGCTAGCGACAGGGCCTGGGGTTGGCGACGGGCAGAGGCTCAGACACAGTGTGGGGCTGGAGCCGGTGCTCAGCTGTGCCCGTCTCGTCCCAACCCTGCTCTCACCGACGTCTCACTACCAGCTTGACAGCTGCCATCCTGCGAGATGGACACCATAGGAGGTGGCACATGCCACCTGTCCGAGTCATCGGTATCTTAGGTATTgatctgccagcatcccacgggCTTCATTGCCAGGGGTCTGGGAGGGGCAGTGTTTTCGGCATTCGAGCTGTGATGCAGATGGTTGAAGGTGGCATGGCAGCGGGTTCTGGAGAACTGAACCGACCCTGCACTTGGAATCCCTGTGTTCCGTTTTAGGTGGGGCTGCTACTCCTTGCTGGCCGGGCAGAGTGAGTATCCAAGGATGCTTGGGATGGGAatgacctgcccctccccctggcctcTCTTGCAGCTGGGTGGGCTACGAGCAAGCCAACTGCAAGGGCGAGCAGTTTGTGTTTGAGAAGGGCGAGTACCCTCGCTGGGACTCGTGGACCAGCAGCCGGAGGACGGACTCCCTCAGCTCCTTGAGGCCCATCAAAGTGGTGAGCCCCCGCCCTTCGTCCCACTTTGTCTCTTTGCTATCTTGGGGCCAGCGGTCCGGTCCGAGGACCAGAAAGGAGCCATCGCCTCTAACATTGAAGCTCCCCGCCATGCGGCCTTGCCACAGTCATTTCGCTTGCAGCCAGCCTCCGTCTCCACTTCTGAGACACGGGCACATTCGTAGCTATTGTCTTGAGATGGCAGTAGGCTTGGGTTGAGGGCTGTCACATTGCACAACTCCAGGGGGCTCCACTCACAGGACTACAGGTGCTccgggttgggggaggggcactgTTCACATCCTATTCCATGCAGATGGGGATCCCTAGGATCGTACAACGCCTGTCATGGAGAAATCACTCAAAAATCTACCATAGCTGTCATAAACAGTACAACAcatgctgggggaggggaggagcagggagaCTCAGGCCAGGGTGAGCGCTCAGGGATGCCTGGTCCTGATTCTCACTGGGGTGTTCATTCTCAGCTGTGATCCCCAAATCTCCCaagcccaggccagcccctcccagagTTTGGGATGGAAGAAGGAGGACCACTGGACACAGCATTCCACAGATCtgggttattatttttttatttttttgtcaggcagagtggacagtgagagagagggagacagagagaaaggtcttcctttgctgttggttcaccctccagtggctgctgcggccggcacaccgtgctgatccaaaggcaggagccaggtgcttctcctggtctcccatggggtgcagggcccgagcacttgggccatcctccactgcactcccgggccacagcagagagctggcctggaagaggagcaactgggacagaatccggcgccccaactgggactagaacctggggtgctggcgccgcaggtggaggattagcctattgagccgcggcgccggcccagatctgGGTTTTATATTGGCTTTGCCATGcccagctgtgtgatcttgagcaACTCCTTCTGCCTCCCTGAGCCTCGTCTTGTTATCTGCCAAACGGTGTAAGAGTCGTTGAAAGGCTTAAAAATGAAGTGCAATGCCATAGGAAGCTGAGGAAGGACAGAGATGCAGAAACGATGGGAAAAAAATGACCTCTCGTGTCTGCTGGAGGCGCCATAAGCCTGTGCAGGAACGTACGgggcgtgtgtgtgagtgcatcaTGGCCGGTGCTTACCACAGAGGGAGCTGAGCCTGTAAGAGGGAGGAGGACAATGCAGCATCCGCCATTCCCCAAGTGTAGAACGTGGCTGCGTGTGCTATGTCCCCGTAGCTCAGCAACCAGCCGCTGTCCAGAGGCAGTTGTCGTAGGGGCCCCCATGCAGGCGTATTGGGCAGAGGGTCCCAGGTGGGACATGCtgaggccagctctgggccatgaGGATCaggtggggaggcagagccccgagcccctgcactcattccccaccacccccaccgcAGGACAGCCAGGAGCACAAGATCATCCTCTACGAGAACCCCAACTTCACGGGCAAGAAGATGGAGATCATAGATGACGACGTGCCCAGCTTCCACGCCCACGGCTACCAGGAGAAGGTGTCGTCCGTGCGGGTGCAGAGCGGCACGTGAGTgcgtccccagccctggctcaccCTGCCCCGGGGACCCAAACCCTGGGGTTCCCTGTCCTGCTCTGCCCCGAACTTGTGGGCCATCTCGCACCCATCACCGGCCTCTCCTGACCTCAGTCTTCCCACTGGAAAATGGGCAGAAATCAGAAATCACCAGCTGTGGCTTTCAGCCCCTGAAGAGCAGGCCTGGGGGTGGAGGGCGGTTCAGGAAGAGGCAGGGGTAAGttgaggcaggaggcagagcagtgAATTGAGCGATGTTGAAGCTCCGAGAGGCAGGAAGCCCAGGCCACACTGGCCTTGTACACACCCCGTTCCTGAGCTGGGGAGTAGGAGGTCCCAATTCCCACGGGACTGCATTTCTTAGACACATGTGGCTGCCAGTGCCCGGGGATTTTTCCGTGGGAGCCTGTGGGTTCTGTGGGGGCTGCAGCTGAACTCTGGGcggtgggggctggagctggctcACATAGTCAGCTTTCCTCTCCACTGGTCCCACACCTGTGGACGCAACCAACCATGTActggaaatagtttttttttttgcccgtACTCGAGAGATGAGAACTTGCTATTCCCCAGAGAATTCAATGCAGTCCTCACGCACAGGGTGCCGACCTCGTACTGGGAGTTCTGAGTCACCTGCAGGTGGTTTTCAGTAGGGAGGGGTGGTGCAGGTTCTGTGGGAAGGCTAGGCCATTTTAtaagggacttgggcatctgTGGACTTTGGTGTCTTGGGGAATTCCAGAAGTGATCCCTAGCTTGTAAGAGCAGATTCTGACATTTTCAGAGTTTTAGTTCTGATGAATCAACGGTTGCATGAGGCCAGCCCCAGGAGAAGTCTTTCCACCACAGCCATGGGCAGATAGTACCAATCAGGGCTCACCTCCCACCCGCCATCGCCCCCACACCCCCTCCAATCTCCTCCCTGGCAACCCCCAAGAGCCACAATTGTcacagctgctggcttctgggcaTTTGTCAAACACCAGCAATAGTGCCCCAAATTCTGTGTTGATTGTCCCCCGTTATTCACTCACTCATTGGCTTGATTTGCCAGTACTGCCGTGTGCCAGTCATTAGGTTAGGTGAAGGAAGGCGACAGCAATCAGGTGGCTGCTTGGGCAGCTGACACGCTGGAGGGAGCGACAGTTGTCACTGGAAGAACCCCCAGCGATCTAAGCTGCTTCTCAAGGAAGACGCGCTTGAGCTGAGCTCCCAGAGGAGGAGGAACCGCAGGGCTGCCGAGGCTGAGGAGGGGCCTCTCAGGGAGCAAGGACAgggtgtgcaaaggccctggggggagtgggagagagtcCACAAAGGCCACGGGGCAGGAGTGCAGGCTGGAGGGGCACAAGGTGGAGACGCTGAGCTGGAGGTGTCTACGGAGATGGCCCGGGGCGCGGTGGACTGTGCGGTTCAGCACCTGTCTGCCTCTAAGCTTCTGTGAGCACCTTGGCTCCTGGTCTGATCCTACCCTCAGGCCTTCAGACAAAATTCACTGTAGGAGGGAGTGAGCTCCCCatcaggagaaggaggagagcagAAGCTTGGTGCTGGAGGGGCTGAGAGGGGCGTGCTGCTCAGCATCAGGGGGAAATCACCCTTCCTACTGCCTgaaggagtctctctctctccctccccccccccccccggccctgcaggtgggttGGCTACCAGTACCCTGGCTACCGCGGGCTGCAGTACCTCCTGGAGAAGGGAGACTACAAGGACAGCAGTGACTTtggggccccccacccccaggtgcaGTCCGTGCGCCGCATCCGCGACATGCAGTGGCACCAGCGGGGCGCCTTCCATCCCACCAACTAGGGCTCCCCCCCACGCCTCCGCCATTCCtccctcccaggagccaggaccctgcaGAGCTCCCAGCGAGCGAATAAAGTGTGACCTGCAACCTGTGTGCTGCCTGTCTCTCATCCCCTGCGGGAGGTGCGGTGTGGGCATGAGTGTGTGAGTGCAAAgaggcacagacacacatacacacacacacacagatgtagcTGTGTCTGGGCTACGCAGGGAAACAGGGCTCTCCCTGAGCCAGCTCTGCAGCAAcgtggctgtgtgacctcagatGTGTCATCCAACCCCTCTGAGCCTCTGCTTCTTCACCTGACTCCTGAACCTCTTGTCCCCTGCATGGCTGTCTTGGTTCACCCCTGGGCTCTCTCTCTGTGGTGCTGGGCAGAGTGACCCCAAGGGGCCTGCATCCACTTCCTGCCATTCTCCCTGTTCTGAGAATCATTGCCTCAAGGCTCTGCCAGAGATGCCAAGAATCCCGtgactcctccccaccccaaggAGAGGTCACAGTaacttgtctgtgtgtgtgtgtgtgttcccgtGTTCCAGGTGGGGTGAGGACTTTAGGGTCCAAAAATCAAAGGGTTGATCAAGGGCAAGATCCAGGGAGACTGGGGATGATCAAAGGATGGTGAACGGCGATGACTGTGTATGGACAGCAGGTGGCGCCAAGAGGTCCCAGTTGTCTATTACTCTGCCTAGCACCCACACCAAACTGAGTGGTAAAGCTGGTGCCACCATGTCCTGTGCTCACACATGTGTAGCCCGGGCATGGCCCGGTGGGATCCTGCTCCCAGTGGAGTCGTGGAGGGCGGCTCAGAGGCCGGGGTGAGCCACACGGCAGGGTGCGGGTGTGGGACACCGATCTCTCACGGTCTCCCTGCACTTGTCTCTATCTCTGCAAGCCTCTCCATTTCCCCTGTTCTCTCCACCTCCCTCAGCCTCTGATTTCACGTCAcccacctgctctctctctctcctctctctacagcgccccccccccccccactgtcttTCTCTGCAGCCCCACCTGGGGCATCTCCCACGCAGGCTCTCTGCGTCCCGGCCTCTCTCTTTCCTGTGCCTCTCACCTCACCCTCAGTCTCTGCcagctctctgtgtccctccctgatGCAGACGGGTGTGGGGGTCCCATGGCCTCTCCCCCCCTTGTCCCCTCACTGGGGACAGCACCCTCCTTCTGTGCCTCAGGAGCCACGTCCTCCTCCTGGCACCAGGTGGCAGCACAGCACCATATCAGGGTCCTCCATGTAGCATCCGGCCGGGCCACCATGGCTGTGCCTCATGCCTTCAACTGTGCCCCAGCTGACGGGCATTTGGGTGGACACCACCTTGGGCCATTGTGAGTGAATCTGCTACGTGTGcccgcaaacacacacacacaacacacacacacacactttcccttCTCTTAGGGAAATCCTAGCAGGATAATTGCTGGGTGTTTGGTTACTCTATGATAattttttatctatctatctatctatctatctatcatctatcaatcatctatctcCCTTCTACCTATTTCCTGAAAGGGGAAATGAGCTATTGAcatcttctgttagttcactcccttaATTTCCCTAACTGTTGGCAcggaaccaggctgaagctgggaactgggactcagtccaggtgcccacatgcgtggcaggagcccaggacttggggctccacctgccgcctcccagggtgcactcgCAGGAAGCGGAGAAGCTGAGTGCCCACCCACCTCACCCCAAGTTTTCTtgactctcctccctctcccctccttctgcctcttccttcccttgcgccctccctctccctgggtCCTCCTGGAGCTGGGGGTCCTGCTCTGGCCCCACCTTTGCTTGTCctcacttttttcatttcttctgtcaCCGCCTACACTGTCAAGTCCCCAGATGGGGCTCCCTCCTGGCTGAAGCACCTCggccaagccccagccccagcccaggcccactccccactccctgaTGCTGGACTGGGGGACTCCAAGTTGGCAGAGGAGGAGCCGGCTGAGGGGCTGTAGAGCTCTGAGTTTGGGGGGGCCCTATTCTTGGTGGTGTTGGGGAGCAAGGCCAGTCCTAGGGAAGCACCCAGGGCCTGAGAGTGAGCTCcaggtaaacatttttttaaaagaatttatttattttgaagttacagacaatgagagggagagtcagagaggtcttccgtccactggttcactccccgaatggccggaacagcgctgatccg
Proteins encoded in this window:
- the CRYBB2 gene encoding beta-crystallin B2; the protein is MASDHQTQAGKPQPLNPKIIIFEQENFQGHSHELNGPCPNLKETGVEKAGSVLVQAGPWVGYEQANCKGEQFVFEKGEYPRWDSWTSSRRTDSLSSLRPIKVDSQEHKIILYENPNFTGKKMEIIDDDVPSFHAHGYQEKVSSVRVQSGTWVGYQYPGYRGLQYLLEKGDYKDSSDFGAPHPQVQSVRRIRDMQWHQRGAFHPTN